A genomic window from Candidatus Kouleothrix ribensis includes:
- the accC gene encoding acetyl-CoA carboxylase biotin carboxylase subunit has translation MFDTVLIANRGEIALRVMRACKELGLRTVAVYSEADRDAPHVQYADAAFLIGPAPAPQSYLNGEAIIAAAQAAGAGAIHPGYGFLAENAPFARACAAAGLVFVGPPPEAMERMGGKVAARCEATAAGVPLVPGTLEPVESPNAVATLAEQFGYPVAIKAVGGGGGRGLRVVRVPSEIPGAFDSARREAETAFKNPQLYVEKYLDDPRHIEIQVLADTFGNAVYLGERDCSVQRRHQKLIEECPSTVLTPELRASMGAASVALARSVGYVGAGTLEFLFQGGQFYFLEMNTRIQVEHTVTEMVTGVDLVQAQLRIAMGERLWLSQSQISLRGHAIECRINAEDPAHGFRPSLGTLSEYVEPTGYGVRIDSGVRPGYTIPQYYDSMIAKLVTWGADRAEAIGRMRRALADYRVAGMATTIPFHSMALAHPAFVAGDATVNFIPRYLADRLNQLASAHHGVAGEPIAVAEFARTFQVEVNGRRFDVRVAEPGAEVSAPATNGKRPPARRAALAGHKPAAADGVLSSIQGAILAVKVVPGQVVEAGQLLFLIEAMKMENEITAPHAGTISAVRVQIGQVVEAGSVLATYAAAG, from the coding sequence ATGTTCGATACCGTCCTGATTGCCAATCGCGGCGAGATCGCCCTACGGGTGATGCGCGCCTGTAAAGAGCTAGGCCTGCGCACGGTCGCAGTCTATAGCGAGGCCGACCGCGATGCGCCGCATGTGCAGTATGCCGACGCAGCGTTTCTGATTGGGCCTGCGCCGGCACCCCAGAGCTACCTGAACGGCGAGGCGATCATTGCAGCCGCCCAGGCCGCCGGCGCCGGCGCCATCCACCCCGGCTACGGCTTCCTGGCCGAGAATGCGCCCTTCGCGCGGGCCTGTGCCGCCGCCGGGCTGGTGTTCGTTGGCCCGCCGCCCGAGGCCATGGAGCGCATGGGCGGCAAGGTTGCGGCGCGCTGCGAAGCGACTGCCGCCGGTGTGCCGCTGGTGCCTGGCACGCTCGAGCCGGTCGAGTCGCCTAATGCCGTGGCCACGCTGGCCGAGCAGTTTGGCTACCCGGTGGCGATCAAGGCCGTGGGCGGCGGCGGCGGGCGCGGGCTGCGGGTGGTGCGCGTGCCCAGCGAGATCCCCGGCGCGTTCGATAGCGCGCGCCGCGAGGCCGAGACGGCCTTCAAGAATCCGCAGCTGTATGTCGAAAAATACCTCGACGACCCGCGCCATATCGAGATCCAGGTGCTGGCCGATACATTCGGCAATGCCGTGTATCTCGGCGAGCGCGACTGCTCAGTCCAGCGCCGGCACCAGAAGCTGATCGAAGAATGCCCCTCGACCGTGCTGACACCCGAGCTGCGCGCCAGCATGGGCGCCGCGTCGGTCGCGCTGGCCCGGTCGGTCGGCTATGTCGGCGCGGGCACGCTCGAGTTCCTGTTCCAGGGTGGCCAGTTCTACTTCCTCGAGATGAATACGCGCATCCAGGTCGAGCATACCGTCACCGAGATGGTCACCGGGGTCGATCTGGTGCAGGCGCAGCTTCGCATCGCCATGGGCGAGCGGCTGTGGCTGAGCCAGTCGCAGATCAGCTTGCGCGGCCACGCGATCGAGTGCCGGATCAACGCCGAGGATCCGGCGCACGGCTTCCGGCCCTCGCTCGGCACGCTGTCCGAATATGTTGAGCCGACCGGCTACGGCGTGCGGATCGACAGCGGCGTGCGGCCCGGCTACACCATCCCGCAGTACTACGACTCGATGATCGCCAAGCTGGTGACATGGGGGGCCGATCGGGCCGAGGCGATCGGGCGCATGCGCCGCGCGCTGGCCGACTACCGCGTAGCCGGCATGGCCACGACCATCCCATTCCACAGTATGGCGCTGGCGCACCCGGCATTTGTGGCCGGCGACGCCACGGTCAATTTCATCCCGCGCTACCTGGCCGATCGGCTCAACCAGCTTGCGTCGGCCCATCACGGCGTGGCGGGCGAACCGATCGCGGTGGCCGAGTTCGCACGCACATTCCAGGTCGAGGTCAATGGCCGGCGCTTCGATGTGCGCGTGGCCGAGCCGGGTGCCGAGGTGTCGGCGCCGGCGACAAACGGCAAGCGCCCGCCGGCACGGCGAGCCGCGCTGGCTGGGCATAAGCCCGCTGCGGCCGATGGCGTGCTCAGCTCGATCCAGGGCGCCATCCTGGCCGTGAAAGTCGTGCCTGGCCAGGTGGTCGAGGCCGGCCAGCTGCTGTTCCTGATCGAGGCCATGAAGATGGAGAATGAGATCACCGCGCCGCACGCCGGCACGATCAGCGCAGTGCGCGTGCAGATCGGCCAGGTGGTCGAAGCCGGCAGCGTGCTGGCCACATACGCGGCGGCGGGCTAA